The window TTGCGAGACCTCAACCTCTCTGAGTCTGTCTTTGGCAAACCGCTATCTAGAACAGGAAGGCGTTACTTTCAGCAACCCTGAGAAACCGGAGGGCGGGTTCAGCAGTAACAGCCTTCAATTGGGGGAATTGACGGTGCCAAACCTCAACTTGCTGCGCGGCCCCTACTATCCCTCCGGACTAGACCTGACCCTGTTTGACGGCTATCAAACGCTGGTGAACTTTAGAGCCGCCCCCCACCCAGAAACCGGCAAAAAAGACCCCAATCACTTTGCCGCTGTTGTTTCCTTAGAAGACATCTTGACCGGAGCCGTCTCTCAAGAACTGATTGAAAACCGTATTGTCCTGATTGGCTATACCGATTATGCCGATCGCAACGCCGACTATTGGGAAACCCCCCACGGCGAGATGCCTGGAGTCTTTGTGCAAGGGCAAATGGCCAGTCAATTGATTAGCGCCGTCCTAGACGAGCGATCGCTGGTTCGCTGGTGGCCCTTTGGTCAAGAAGTGCTGTGGATTTTTGCCTGGGCTGTTGCAGGCGGCGTCATTGTTCGCCAGGTCATGCGCCTACCCCGCCTCGCCGCCGCTACCACCCTCGGCATCGGCATCCTGTACGGCAGTTGCTTCGCCGCCATGGTCTACGGCACCCTCTGGATTCCCCTAGTGCCCCCCCTCGCCACCTTCGCCCTCACCGCCGGAAGCGTCGCGACCCTCAACTACCGACTGCGAAAACCGTAGGCAGAAGCCAGAAAGCAGAAGCCAGAAGCCAGAAAGCAGAAGCACAACTCAAAACTCAAAACTCAAAACTCGAAACTCATAACACCTCCCCTATTCCCTTAACCCCCTCCCCCCTATTCCCCTAACCCCCTCTCCCCCCTCACCCGTTCACAGGAGTTCCACCATGACCCAACTACATTTCAACTCAAAAACTTATTGGCGCGTTTTTCGAAGCGGTGTGTTAGCTTTCGCGATCGCCTCTCCGCTAACCTTGACCGTGACACCCCCAGCTGAGGCGGGCTTAATCGACAGCGTGCGGCGTATTTTGAGCGGTGATACGGGTAGTCGGGCATCGGGCCGGAGTCGGGGTGGGGCCACCCGAGATGAAATGTGCACCGTTGGTCAAAGGGCTCCTGAGGCTGCAGAAAACCCTGAAACCAGCAGCTCACAGCTGGTTGTCCTGATCCCAGATGCGCTGCAAAAAACCACCCAGGCAAATCCTGAACTCTTTTTATATGTGCCGTTTGGCCGCAGCGCCCAAAACATGACGCTGGTGTTTGAGTTGGCCACGAAAGAGACCGCCACTTCCCGGCAAGTGATTGCTGGCCCGATGAATCTTCCTTTACCGGCTGAACCTGGTTTAGTCCGATTTCAATTGCCGCCTGAAACGCCACTCGCGATCGGAGAAACATATGAATGGACTTTTCGCCTCGTTTGCCAGGAAACCCAGCCAACCCCTGATCCAGATCTGACTGCAGCTCTTCCTGTTGCAGGCATTGGGAGTGGCCCCATTGATATCCACGAGATTCAAATTCCAGCCCTCAACGGCGTTGCTGACGGGTCGAATAAAGCGACTTTGCCTGCGATAAGCGTGCGTCAAGAGGTGTTTGGTAACATTCAGCGGGTTGATGCTGAGGAAACCGCCAAGCTAAATGCAGCACTGATGAATAGCGACCCTAACACCCGCTACGAAACGTACTTAGATTACGATGTCTGGCTCGATATGGTGTCGGCCCTAGCCGCAGCTGGTCCCTCATCAGATTGGGCAGACCTGCTGGCAGCATTTGATTTAGGAGATATCGAAGACCCAACCCCCTACACTCTCTCCCCTAGCTTCTAACGTTAGTGGCCTTGGGTTTCAGTCTCAGGCAGCAGCATTTCAGACAAAATAACCTTCAGCGTAAAGGGACAGGTTGAGGGAAAAGTTCTTAGATCAAGTCCTGTTTCAGCGGCGGCCAGCTTACAGGCGTTGGCATAACAGCGTTCCCGTTCAGCCTCTAAATAAGGCTGGAGGCTGGGGCTATCCTCTAGCAAATCTTGAATCCTGAGTCGTTGTTCAATGATGGTGCTGCGCCAGCTATTGCTGCGGTGCTCTGGTTGGTATTTCCATTTCAGTAAATGCATAAGCAGCACTTCTAATCGACTTTTGAGTGCCCGCTTGTCAGAACGCCCCAAGCTTTCGATCTCCTCTGCCAGATTATCGATGTCTAAATCTTGCCAGCGACCCTGTCTCAGAGCGGTTGCCATTGCCCGAGTCCAATCATAAAAGTCTGTTTCGTAGAGGTTGGAAACCGGTTGAAACTGGGGGGATGCCATCGGGATTGACCCTCGCAGAATGAGGTTAGTCGCTGCTTGCCCAAATCCTAGCACTCTGTACGGCGAGGCATTTGGGCCAAAACCTGAGTGGAAGAAGCTAGCGAAATGTTTACAGGAAAGGGACTTTCAACGCAGTCGCGAATACAGTGGAAGCAACTTTTTTCAGATCCTGTTTACCTGCCTGCCTGTGCCCAAGTCAGCGGACTATCGCCAACGTCTAGCGCTGATTAATCGGCTGTCGTCGCTACCTGCGACCCAGCTAGATGCTGTCATTCTTGCACTCAAGCCAACCCAGGGGCTCATTCCCCCAGTAACAGCAAAGCCAGGAGACCGCGCCTCTGCCTTGTTTGAATGGGCCGAAAGCCCGATTGGGTGTGGGCTAGAAAAGCTAGAGCACGTTCTTGAAGAAGTGCTGGCGGCGGCTCAAGCCAACCCTGGTCAGTCAACATCGGAGGAGACTGCAGCGAATCGTCGGGATGCCCACATTAGGGGATCCGTAGACAACTCCAACGTAGTATCGGGGGATGGCAACCGTATTGAAATCAACTATTACGGACTGCCAGAAACCAAACCCAAGCCCACCCGCAAAGACCGCAACGAACAGCTCCTGATCGATGCGGTGTGGGCAGAGGTCGCAGACCGCCTGCGGCAGTCCCTGCACAACGCCATTTTGATTCATTTGGATATGGCAGAGCAGCGCAGCCAGGTCAGCCGCCCCTGGGACAGCCAGCTTCGCACTGCCGATCAAGCCCCCCAACCCCTCGCCCCTGACACCCACATCTCTGAAGTTTTTGACCGTCGGGATGTGGGCGGCAAGCTGCTGATTTTAGGCAACCCTGGCTCCGGCAAAACCACCACGATGCTGGATTTAGCAGCGGAACTGATCAAACGAGCCAATACCCAGCCAGATCATCCGATCCCGGTGATGTTTAACCTGTCCTCCTGGCAGAACGCGAAGCAGGGTATCACTGACTGGTTGCTGAGCGAATTGAAGCTGAAGTACGGCGTCTCACAAAAGCTGGGGCAAACCTGGCTGAAGCAGAAAACCCTGCTGCCGTTGCTGGATGGCCTGGATGAACTGCCCCCCGAACGGCAGGAGCCCGTGGTGCAGGCGATCAATGAGTGGCTGCAGTCGGGTGAGGGGCCGAATCGCTTGTTGGTGTGCAGCCGCATTGAAGAGTATGAGCTGTATGCAGCCAAGCTAGCGCTGAATGGAGCCATATGCCTAGAGCCGTTGACGAATACCCAGCTACAGGACTACCTAAATTCCATGCAGATGGGGGAGCTGTGGGGAACCTTGCAGCAGGATGCGGCGTTGCTGGAATTGGTACGGACACCGTTGCTGCTGAGCGTGTCGATTTTGGCGAATGATGCGATCGATCCGGTGCAGTGGCAACAAAGGCAAACGACTCAGGAACGGATGACGTATTTGCTAGATGCCTATGTGGAGCGGCGACTGCATGAAGCCGTGAAAAGTCAAGAGTATCCGTTGGGGAAAGAACCAACGGCAAAGCAGACACGGCGTTGGTTAGTGTGGTTGGCGAAAGGGTTGAGGACGCGATCGGAGGATGAATTTCTGATTGAGAAGATGCAGCCCGCCTTGTTAGTCACTCGTCAACAAAAGTGGCTTTACGGGCTGATTGGAGGGCTGATTGGAGGGCTGATTGTCGGGCTGATTGGAGGGCTGATTGTCGGGCTGATTGGAGGGCTGATTGGAGGGCTGATTGGAGGGCTGATTGTCGGGCTGATTGGAGGGCTGATTGGAGGGCTGATTGGAGGGCAAGATTCGATTGACACTGTTGAGAGCTTTGATCTGTCTCTTTCGAGCTTCGCGCGAAAGAACTTTTTCAAGACCTTAGGAGGATGGCTGATTGTCGGGCTGATTGTCGGGCTGATTGTCGGGCTGATTGTAGGGCTGATTGGAGGGCTGATTTTCGGGCTGATTGTCGGGCTGATTGGAGGGCTGATTGTCGGGCTGATTGGAGGGCTAAAATCAGATATTGCTGTTCGGGTTAAACCTAATCAAGGAATTCGTGCATCCCTAAAAAACACAGGCGTTCTTCTGGGTATCTCGTTTCCCTTGCTACTAATTATTAGGGCGTCATTCCCCCTGTTGCTCGCCAACATCCTAGAGGTCGATTTAATTGATTCGATAATAGATTTAGCATCCTTTAGCCTTCTGTGGGCCAGCATTTACGACAGCGGCAAAGCCTGTGCTCAACACTTCGCTTTACGGGTTGTCCTCTACCGTGCAGGTAGCATCCCCTGGAACTATGCCCGCTTCCTCAATCACTGTACAGAGCGCCTCTTGCTACAGCGGGTTGGGGGGCGGTATCGGTTTATTCACAAGCTGGTGCAGGAGCATTTTGCGGCAATGCCGATGGAGCGAGAGGGAGGGAGTGGATGAGTAGATAGGTAGATGAGAGATTGTTCTGAAGATTAGAAGAACATGATGTTTAGATGTCAGGTGTGTGCCTCGAATGACTGCTATGCCGAGCAAACCAGTGAAATCTTCCGAATTGAGGAGAAGTTTTATTTAGTCGAGAATATTCCTGCAACAGTCTGTTCTCGGTGCGGTGAAGAAACCTTTAGCCGTGAAACTACTGAAGAAATTCGGAAACTGCTACATAGCGATACTAAGCCCACAAAGTCTATTGCCGTGGACGTTTTTGCTTGTCAACCCAAGGCATCTTGCGGCATCTTTTGTCGCAAGATGGAGGTGGCGTGATATGGCTGACAGATTAACCTTTCGCTATGACAAAGTTGGCGACATTCTTTACATCGATAAATGCCAACCCTATCCTGAGCAGGAGTCTGAAGAAATTGGTGATGAAATGATTGCTCGCCTCACCCCTGACTCCGGGGAGGTTGAGAATTTGGAAATTTTGTTTTGCTCTCAACGCTTATTGAATGCTGACATTTTGGAACTCCCTGTCGTTTCCAACATGCATCTAGCGGCTTCATAGCGTCCCCGTAGATCGACAATGAGTTATTAAGAACCTTTTCTGGACAAAATATGCAGAAGCGCGTCAAGCGCAATGGGGGAGCCTGTAGATATCGCGGTATGCAGGCTAATCAAGCACACCCTAGACCCCAAACCCCAGACCCTGTCTTGACCCAGATGTACTGGACTCAACTGAACAAGGCTATAACGTACACCCTAGCCCCCATACCCTAGACCCGGTCTTAACCGAGATGTACTCAACCCAACTGAACAAGACTATAAACTTTTCAAAGACACGCTTTTCCGGGATTGATAGCCCGGTCATTGTAGAAGACAACACGTGCGAGAGCACGTACGACGGTTATACAGAAAGCTCTATGTCAAACCGCCCCCGGTGCCCAGTGCACCGGGGGTTATTGATTGGGATTCCTCTACATCAACTCAGTCCCAATCAACCCAGCCCCATCAAATTACAGAGCTTGTAAACAATCCGCGCGCCGACATTCCCATCCCATTCGCCATTGCCGACTTCTGATACATCAAACCCGATAATTTCTCGCCCACTTGCCACCAGTTCCCGAAACAGACAAAACGTTTCTTCTAGCTCCAACCCCCCTGGGACTGGAGTACCGGTGTTGGGGCAGAGTTTTGGATCCAAACCATCTACATCAAAGCTGATGTAAACCTGCTGGGGCAGCGGCGCAATAATTTGCCGACAGAGATCGAGCCAGGCAGTGCCCCCGTAGCGTTTCTGCTTGAGAACCGCATCATAATGGGCAATGATGCGGTTGTGGGACTGCTGAATTTTGGCAACTTCCTTGGGAGAAATATCGCGGATGCCCACCTGTACCAGACGGGTGACTTGGGGCAGCGTCACCACATTGGTCATGATGGAAGCGTGAGAATATTGGAACCCTTGGTACGCATCCCGTAAATCAGCGTGGGCATCGATGTGCAAAATGCCGAAATCTGGATACTGCGCGGCCAGGGCTTGAATCAAGCCTAGGGGGATGCTGTGATCACCCCCGATCGCCCCCACTCGTTTACCCCCAGCCAGAGCCATACTGGCCTGTTCATACAGCCATTGGTTCACCGCTTCACAGGCCGCATTCACGGTGGCAAGGGTTGCAGATAAATCGGCATTCCCCGCAATATCAAGCCCCTGCTCGGTGGCGTCAATAATCTGGGCAGCTTGGGGGCGTAGAGCATCGTTGCGCTGGCGAATCCATTCTGGGCAGGGGGGCATAAAAATTCCCTGCTGCCATCCATCGGGATTGTCCAAATCATAGAGGTCTAACTGAGGAGAGGCCTGCCGCACGGCATCAGGGCCATGGGCAGTCCCAGCGTGGTAAGACACCGTAACCTCCCAGGGAATGCCAAGGAGGAGAATCCCAGCGGTGTCATCGTCGAAAGGAAAACCACAAAAGTTGCCGTTTTCCAAGCCAACACCGCTGGGGTCAAAGGTGCGGATAATGTCTTCGCGACTAGCCATCTAACTCAGTCATCTAACTTAGCCATCTGCTTTAGCGATCTGCCCGCCCTCTAAAAGTGTGCGGATAAAGGTGGGCAGACAAAAGGCTGCCTGGTGCATATCGATGTTGTAGTATTGCAGACCATGGGTGTGGGCAAATTGGGCCGCGCGATCGCGATCTAGCCCTTCAACTGGATGCACTCCATTTTTGGAGCAGAACGAGAAACTCCACATCCCAGAAGGATACGTGGGGATAAAGGCTAAATAGCAATGCACTTGGGGGATGCCAAAAATGGCTTTCAGGCAGTGGTTGAGGTCGACAAAAGCTCGTTGGTTAAACCGGGGAGATTCACTCTGGGCAGTCATGAGCCCGCCCGGACGCAAGCAACGATAAACGTCTGTATAAAACGCTTTGCTAAACAGCCCTTCGGAGGGGCCAACCGGGTCAGAAGAGTCCACCACAATCAGATCATAGGACTCTGCCGGGGCATTTCTTACAAACTCGATGCCATCGTCAATAATGAGGGTCAGCTTAGGATCATCTAGCCCAGAAGATAGCGTCGGCAAAAACTTTCGAGAGGCCCGTACAACGACCTCATCAATTTCGACCATTGTGATGGATTCAACTTGCGGATGCCTGAGAATCTCTCGAACGCTGCCGCCATCGCCGCCGCCAATCACTAACACATCTTTAATCTGAGGCTGTCTCAGCATAGGCACATGAATAATCATTTCATGGTAAGCCTTTTCATCTTTCTCTGAGCACATCACCATGCTGTCTACAGTGAGCATTTTTCCGTACTCAAAAGTGTCGAAAATTTCCACCGTTTGATAAGGTGATTTTTCCCAAAAGACGCGATCGCCCTTATGACGAATAGAAAGTGCCATATTCTCATTGCGATCGGTAAACCAAACGCTACGGCTGTAACGGGGCGTGACCAGTTTTTGAGTTGCGGTGTCTCGCAGATCACCTAAATCAATATCAGTCTTTTCTAGCAGTTCTAATTGTCCTCGATTTAGCTCGACTGCGGAGCCATGTTGAGCCTCAAACTCTTGCTTCAAAATTTCATAGGAGGTCCAAGGGTTTACCGTATAGCCGCAGGTAAACAGATCAACAGCCGCATACCGATATTCTGGCCAGGTATGAATGGCTAAATGACTTTCTTGAATCACGACCACCCCTGAGACTCCAAAAGGAGAAAAGTGGTGAAAGACCGAGCTAATAATGGTTGCCCCAGATTCCTTCGCAGCTTTTAACATACTGGATTCGATCCGAGGGACATCGTTGAGAATTTCTACAGAACAGCCATGAAACTCAACAAGAATGTGACGCCCAAGGGAGTTCATTGTGAATTCTGATACCTCCAATAAACAGACCAAGTGAATCGATCGAAGTACAGCGTGGATGCGATCGCTTCGCGTTGTTTCAACGACAAGTCTCAGAGCTTAAAGCATCTGTCAACAAGGCTGTCGCCATCTAAAATTACCCAGTTATCAGCGAGGACGAATCGCGATCGCCGTCAGTGCTTTTCAAAGAACGCTAGGACTATAAGCCTTAAAGATATCTGTAAGAAAACATCTGTAAAAAAACATCGCAAAAAAGATATTTTCTACAGAGTGTCAGGCAAACCCTCTATTCTTCGTCGTAACAAATATTGAACTCTGATCGTTAAAATGACAGCCGCCGTGACTTGCCCTAGCACTAAACTCCACCAAAGCCCAACCCCTTGCCAATTGAGCCCCTGGCCCAACAGATATCCCAAGCCAATGCCAATCGCCCAATGGGCTAGAAAGTCTACCGTGGCTAACAGGTGCGTATCTCGCAACCCTTGCAGCGTGCCTAGACTCATGAGACGAATTCCTTGAAATATTTGAAAGATCACGCCGACTTTGAAAATAGAAACAGCGGCCTGAATTGTAGACTGATTTTCCGCAAGGGCTGTATCAATATAAAAACCTGTAATCTGCTCAGGCAAAAACCACAACGGTATCGCCAGAATAACCACTAAACCAAGGTTCATGATCATACTGATATCCATGGCTTGCTTAGCGATATCAGGCCTGCCTTCCCCAATTCTGTGGGCCGTTCGCATCGCAGCGGCATAAGACATTCCCCAAGAGAACATCAAAAGCAACTCGGTCGTTGTCATGACAATGCGATGGGCAGCCAATAGGTCAGTGCCCCAGATCCCCATCAACAAGGCCGCAGCCGTCAGTGCGCCAAACTCAGTGCCATAGTCAACACAAAGGGGCCAGCCTAAATGGATGATTTCCCTTAAAACAGGAACTTTAAGCTGCCGCCAGTACCGAAATAATTGCCACCGTCGCAGGGTGGGCAGCTGCGTTAAGCAGACAGCAGTGATTCCAAAGTTCATCCAGAAAACAATCGCGCTGCTCCAGCCAATGCCAGCCAACCCTAACTCCGGCAATCTCCACAGGCCGTACATGAGGCTATAGTTCAGAACAATATTGACGGGGATGCTCACAACCATCAACAGCGTCAACAGGCGGGGTTGCATCAGGGCAGTTGTAATCTCCTTAAACACAAATAGGCCCAGGGCAGCGGGTAACCCCCACATAATTGCCCGCAGGTAGGCCATCGTTTGCACCACGACTTGTGTCTCTTGACCGAAGAAATACAGAACCGTATCCAAATGCCAAAACATCACCATCGTCGGCACAGATACGCCCAAACTCAGCCACAGTGCCTGGGCATTAATGATGCTGACCTGCTGGTGATCACCAGCCCCATATGCCTCAGCTGCCAGGGCACCTGTCATTTCTAGCAGCCCTGTGAACAACGATAGAAGGGTCCAAAAAATGACGGCACCCAAGCCCCCGGCTGCCAGGGTTGACGTACCCAGCCAACCCATCATCAGCGTATCTACAAAGTTCACCATCCCTTCAGCAATCTGAATTAAAGTCAGTGGAATGGCCAATCGCAGTAAGGCTCGTGTTTCGAATGCAAACCCCATCACCCCATGCCCCTGATTGTCATTAGCCGCCGCGAAGCCTTTTCAAGTACTCAAAAAATAACGTGTCCAGGTATCGGTTCTTGCAAAGCTTAATTAGATAACGGCTGGGGTTTGCAAGAAGCCGGGTGCCTATCGAAGGATAATTTTTGATTGGGATGCCTGTTAGACAGTGCCATTGGACGGGACTCAGATGAAAACTTCTCAAGCAGCCGGTGCAGAGTTTACTATGCTGTGGACAGTAACCCACTGCAAACACACGGGGTAGACATGTCGGCAGCCGCGATTATGACATTTGTATACGGGGTGTTGTCCATTGTTGGCGGCATCATTGGGTATCGACAAGCTGGCAGCAAACCCTCCCTCATCGCAGGGGGCGTGACCGGAGCGCTGTTGTTAATTGCTGGAATAGGACTTGTCCAAGTTCAACCTTGGGGGATGTGGCTGGCGATCGCCATCACCGCGTTATTGATCATTACCTTCATTGGCCGCCTGGTTAAAACCCGCAAGTTCATGCCTGCAGGCTTAATGATTATCGTGGGCGTCGCCACCTTAGCCACCCTGCTTAAAACCCTGGGGTGATGTCGTACATCCTTTAGCTACAAGGCCCTGCACGAGTAAGCCCCTAGATAAAATTCAGGCCGTTTGGCCATATTGATTTGACCCATATTGAGAGTCGCTTTCTCACAGCCTGGTTTACACTTCTCTATACTTTTTTTCTGGACTTTCCTTGTCAACGACTGTTGTCCATAGCAGGGAACGTGATTTCGATAATGTAGCCAAGCTCGTCATAAAGCTTGCTCAACTTCAACGCTTTGTGTGCAGATCCCTTCAGACGGTAATCTCTGCGACAACATAAAAGTACAGGTGATCTATAGCAGTTGCCAGCCCAATTAGGGCAAGACTGAGCGCCATGTTGAGTCTGTGCTAGAGGGTACAGCGCCACTCGGTGTCTTAAGCAAAATGGCCAGCGTTATATATCCCACCTGCACTGAAGGCGGCAAATGCGACTTATTCGGGGATAATCTGCGGTGACACTCCCTAATTTATTGACCTTGACCTTAGGGCCTGTGCCCTGGCTAGTGGGTGGGCTGATACTTCTCGGGTTCAGTCTCCTGGTTCCGAGGCCAACTATCGTATCCCTCGGCTTTGCCGGGATGATAACGGCACTCGTTGCCCTCAGCGTCCCTCTCTTTCCTAGCCAACTCCTCATTTGGGGGGTCTTATCAGGTGGATTCACGTTAATCTTGCGAGGATTGGTGCCTCAAGAATCTAAGGCACTAGAACCGGCTCGATATGCTCGGGTTTGTGAGCCGATTGTGCCGGGGGGGATTGGGCACGTTCACTACGAAGGGGCTATCTGGCAGGCACGGTGTCAAATTAGCGATGTTGCGATCGCCTCAGATCTGTCTGTGGTGGTGGTTGAGCGCCAAGGAAACACCCTGATTGTGTTGCCAATTCCAACTTCTCAGTCCGGTCTTCGCTAAAAGGTTTAGACTTAACGATGAATTAATTCGCCTCATTCGGAGTGCGCGCCCTATGGCTCCCATTTTTGCAATCTTGGCATTGGTCGTCATCGGCTATACGGTCGGGTCAGTTCGAATTATTAACCAGGGCAACCAGGCGCTCGTCGAGCGCCTAGGCCGTTATCACCGTAAATTGCGGCCAGGGCTCAATTTTATTGTGCCGTTCCTGGACACCATCGTGTACGAAGAAAGCATCCGAGAGAAACTCTTGGATGTTCCCCCCCAGTCTGCGATTACCCGTGACAACGTGGCGTTAGACGTTGATGCCGTCGTTTATTGGAAGATCCTTGATCTGGAGCGTACCTACTATGAAATTGAAGACATCCAGGACGCGATTCGAGAACTGGTGGTGACAACGCTGCGATCTGAACTCGGTAAAATGCCCTTCGAGCGGACCTTTTCTTCTCGTGATGAGTTGAACCAGGCATTGCTCGACCAGTTAGATGAAGCCACAGAACCTTGGGGCGTAAAGGTCACTCGGGTCGAAGTTCAGAGCATTAACCCCCCTGAATCTGTACTGGAATCAATGCAGCAGCAGCAAGCAGCTGAACTCAAACGACGCGCTACCGTGCTAGAGGCCGAGGGGGATCAAGAGGCTACCGTAAAGCGGGCACAAGGGACGGTGGAATCTATTCAGCTTCTGTCTAAGGCCCTGAAAGAGCGATCCGATTCTCGAGAAATCCTGAATTTCTTGATTGCTCAGCAATATGTTGAAGCGAACCAGAAATTGGGAGAAAGCAACAACTCCAAGGTACTCTTCATGGATCCTAAGTTCCTGACTGAGGGGATCATAGACCTGATGAATAGCCCCACCACCCCTAACAATGGAGAGGAATAATTGCCCAAACGCTGCTTGAACGGTTTTGTTTCCGGATTGGGGACGCTCTCAAAGCTGTCCTAGTTGAAGGTGATGTCTGCCGGCTAGCAGTTGATACTAAGGAGCAACGGACTCTAGGATGGCCTATGAGAGCTTGGATAACCGCTTTAGCTTTAACGATCGCTCTGTTGCCGTCTGCGTACGCTCAATCAACAGAAGATCTCTTCAATAAGATT is drawn from Leptolyngbya sp. SIO1E4 and contains these coding sequences:
- a CDS encoding DUF928 domain-containing protein is translated as MTQLHFNSKTYWRVFRSGVLAFAIASPLTLTVTPPAEAGLIDSVRRILSGDTGSRASGRSRGGATRDEMCTVGQRAPEAAENPETSSSQLVVLIPDALQKTTQANPELFLYVPFGRSAQNMTLVFELATKETATSRQVIAGPMNLPLPAEPGLVRFQLPPETPLAIGETYEWTFRLVCQETQPTPDPDLTAALPVAGIGSGPIDIHEIQIPALNGVADGSNKATLPAISVRQEVFGNIQRVDAEETAKLNAALMNSDPNTRYETYLDYDVWLDMVSALAAAGPSSDWADLLAAFDLGDIEDPTPYTLSPSF
- a CDS encoding DUF29 domain-containing protein, with protein sequence MASPQFQPVSNLYETDFYDWTRAMATALRQGRWQDLDIDNLAEEIESLGRSDKRALKSRLEVLLMHLLKWKYQPEHRSNSWRSTIIEQRLRIQDLLEDSPSLQPYLEAERERCYANACKLAAAETGLDLRTFPSTCPFTLKVILSEMLLPETETQGH
- a CDS encoding NACHT domain-containing protein, coding for MRLVAACPNPSTLYGEAFGPKPEWKKLAKCLQERDFQRSREYSGSNFFQILFTCLPVPKSADYRQRLALINRLSSLPATQLDAVILALKPTQGLIPPVTAKPGDRASALFEWAESPIGCGLEKLEHVLEEVLAAAQANPGQSTSEETAANRRDAHIRGSVDNSNVVSGDGNRIEINYYGLPETKPKPTRKDRNEQLLIDAVWAEVADRLRQSLHNAILIHLDMAEQRSQVSRPWDSQLRTADQAPQPLAPDTHISEVFDRRDVGGKLLILGNPGSGKTTTMLDLAAELIKRANTQPDHPIPVMFNLSSWQNAKQGITDWLLSELKLKYGVSQKLGQTWLKQKTLLPLLDGLDELPPERQEPVVQAINEWLQSGEGPNRLLVCSRIEEYELYAAKLALNGAICLEPLTNTQLQDYLNSMQMGELWGTLQQDAALLELVRTPLLLSVSILANDAIDPVQWQQRQTTQERMTYLLDAYVERRLHEAVKSQEYPLGKEPTAKQTRRWLVWLAKGLRTRSEDEFLIEKMQPALLVTRQQKWLYGLIGGLIGGLIVGLIGGLIVGLIGGLIGGLIGGLIVGLIGGLIGGLIGGQDSIDTVESFDLSLSSFARKNFFKTLGGWLIVGLIVGLIVGLIVGLIGGLIFGLIVGLIGGLIVGLIGGLKSDIAVRVKPNQGIRASLKNTGVLLGISFPLLLIIRASFPLLLANILEVDLIDSIIDLASFSLLWASIYDSGKACAQHFALRVVLYRAGSIPWNYARFLNHCTERLLLQRVGGRYRFIHKLVQEHFAAMPMEREGGSG
- a CDS encoding YgiT-type zinc finger protein is translated as MFRCQVCASNDCYAEQTSEIFRIEEKFYLVENIPATVCSRCGEETFSRETTEEIRKLLHSDTKPTKSIAVDVFACQPKASCGIFCRKMEVA
- a CDS encoding DUF2283 domain-containing protein, giving the protein MADRLTFRYDKVGDILYIDKCQPYPEQESEEIGDEMIARLTPDSGEVENLEILFCSQRLLNADILELPVVSNMHLAAS
- a CDS encoding agmatinase family protein translates to MASREDIIRTFDPSGVGLENGNFCGFPFDDDTAGILLLGIPWEVTVSYHAGTAHGPDAVRQASPQLDLYDLDNPDGWQQGIFMPPCPEWIRQRNDALRPQAAQIIDATEQGLDIAGNADLSATLATVNAACEAVNQWLYEQASMALAGGKRVGAIGGDHSIPLGLIQALAAQYPDFGILHIDAHADLRDAYQGFQYSHASIMTNVVTLPQVTRLVQVGIRDISPKEVAKIQQSHNRIIAHYDAVLKQKRYGGTAWLDLCRQIIAPLPQQVYISFDVDGLDPKLCPNTGTPVPGGLELEETFCLFRELVASGREIIGFDVSEVGNGEWDGNVGARIVYKLCNLMGLG
- the speE gene encoding polyamine aminopropyltransferase, which produces MNSLGRHILVEFHGCSVEILNDVPRIESSMLKAAKESGATIISSVFHHFSPFGVSGVVVIQESHLAIHTWPEYRYAAVDLFTCGYTVNPWTSYEILKQEFEAQHGSAVELNRGQLELLEKTDIDLGDLRDTATQKLVTPRYSRSVWFTDRNENMALSIRHKGDRVFWEKSPYQTVEIFDTFEYGKMLTVDSMVMCSEKDEKAYHEMIIHVPMLRQPQIKDVLVIGGGDGGSVREILRHPQVESITMVEIDEVVVRASRKFLPTLSSGLDDPKLTLIIDDGIEFVRNAPAESYDLIVVDSSDPVGPSEGLFSKAFYTDVYRCLRPGGLMTAQSESPRFNQRAFVDLNHCLKAIFGIPQVHCYLAFIPTYPSGMWSFSFCSKNGVHPVEGLDRDRAAQFAHTHGLQYYNIDMHQAAFCLPTFIRTLLEGGQIAKADG
- a CDS encoding MATE family efflux transporter, with the translated sequence MGFAFETRALLRLAIPLTLIQIAEGMVNFVDTLMMGWLGTSTLAAGGLGAVIFWTLLSLFTGLLEMTGALAAEAYGAGDHQQVSIINAQALWLSLGVSVPTMVMFWHLDTVLYFFGQETQVVVQTMAYLRAIMWGLPAALGLFVFKEITTALMQPRLLTLLMVVSIPVNIVLNYSLMYGLWRLPELGLAGIGWSSAIVFWMNFGITAVCLTQLPTLRRWQLFRYWRQLKVPVLREIIHLGWPLCVDYGTEFGALTAAALLMGIWGTDLLAAHRIVMTTTELLLMFSWGMSYAAAMRTAHRIGEGRPDIAKQAMDISMIMNLGLVVILAIPLWFLPEQITGFYIDTALAENQSTIQAAVSIFKVGVIFQIFQGIRLMSLGTLQGLRDTHLLATVDFLAHWAIGIGLGYLLGQGLNWQGVGLWWSLVLGQVTAAVILTIRVQYLLRRRIEGLPDTL
- a CDS encoding TMEM14 family protein, which produces MSAAAIMTFVYGVLSIVGGIIGYRQAGSKPSLIAGGVTGALLLIAGIGLVQVQPWGMWLAIAITALLIITFIGRLVKTRKFMPAGLMIIVGVATLATLLKTLG
- a CDS encoding NfeD family protein; the encoded protein is MTLPNLLTLTLGPVPWLVGGLILLGFSLLVPRPTIVSLGFAGMITALVALSVPLFPSQLLIWGVLSGGFTLILRGLVPQESKALEPARYARVCEPIVPGGIGHVHYEGAIWQARCQISDVAIASDLSVVVVERQGNTLIVLPIPTSQSGLR